The Desulfobulbus propionicus DSM 2032 DNA segment CATGTTCAACGAGTTCTATGCGCGCTACGCCCGTGAGGACAAGCTGATCGACATGTCGATGCTCGGCCTCTTCTTCCGCAAATACTGCAAGAAGGACAAGACCTTCCTGCCCATGGGCTTTCTCGATTCCCTGTTGCGGATGTACAACTACGCCGTGTTGCAGTCGGTCAAGGAATCGCTCTACGACTACAACGAGGAGCAGATCGCCCGCGACATCCAGAACTATCTGTTCGCGGTCAACTTTGAACCCGGGACCAGCGAAACCTGCCGCTTCACCGGCGAGCGGCTGGACATCAACGAAGCCTTCTTTCAACGCATCGAGTCCCGGTTGATGGTCTCGTCCGCCGACGCCACGGCCTTCCGCAACAGCGTGCAAAAGGCGTACACCACCACCACCCTCACCCAGGAAATCCTGCGCGACAACCTGGACATCAGCCAAACCGCGCTGTACCTCCACCTCCACGAACGCTATATCCACCATCTCAAGGAAAAGGTGCTCGACCCCTTTCTGGAGAACGAGAATTTCCGCCGCGCGGTCAAGGAGTTCGATCAGGAGTCCTTCAAGACCTATGATCACAAGATCCAGAGCGATGTCCGTTTCATGATGCACAACCTGCAGAAAAAATTCGGCTATACCCGTCAGGGCGCCAAGGAAATCTGCATCTACGTCATCGACAACAACTTGGCCCGGGTCTTTTCCGAGCAGATCAACTACGGGCAGCTCATCCCCTGAGAACGGTCGATTTGCTGGCTGTTAGCCGTCGGCAAGCATCCCCTTGCGTTGCAGAAAGGCAAAGTATTCCTCCGGCGAAGGCAGACGCCCCGCAAGCGCGCTGATCGCGGTCAGCTCGGTGGAACCGAGATAGACCCGAGCGCCGTCGCCGAGACGGTTGTCGAAGTTGCGGGTCGAGGTGGACATCACCGTCGCCCCCGGTCGTACCCGGGCCTGATTGCCCATGCACAGGCTGCAGCCGGGGATCTCCACCCGGCCGCCGACCTGGGCAAAGACGCTCAATCCCCCTTCCCGCTGGATGATGTCCCGGTCCATGCGGGTGGAGGGGGCGATCCATAGCCGGCTGGCCGCATAGGGTTCGTCCCGCAGCAACCGTGCCGCGGCCTGCAGGTGCGACAAATGGGTCATGCAAGAGCCGATGAAGGCCTCGTCAATGGCTGCCCCAGCCACCTCGCGCAATGGGCGCACATCGTCCGGGTCGTTGGGGCAGGCCAGCAGGGGTTCGGTGATCGCGCTTAGATCGATGTCGAGCACCGCCTTGTACTCCGCCCCTTTGTCCGCGCTGAGCAGGCGGGGGGAGGCCAGCCAGTCCTCAAGTGCAGCAATGCGCCGTTCCAACGCGGAACGATCCGCATAGCCATCGGCGATCAGGTCCCGGAGCAGAGCGCTATTCTGGCGCACATTTTCGATCACTGCGGCCAGCGACAGCTTGACCGTGCAGGCGGCGGCGCTGCGCTCAGCCGAGGCATCGCTCAATTCAAAGGCCTGCTCGACACTGAGGTCGTCCACGCCCTCGATTTCGAGGATGGTACCGGCAAAGATGTTCTTCTTGCCCTTCTTGGCCACGGTCAGCAACCCTTGTTGGATGGCGGCATGGGGAATGGCGTTGACCATGTCGCGCACCGTGATTCCCGGCCGGCGGCGGCCATGGAAACGGACCAGCACCGACGGCGGCATCTCCAGGGGCATGAAACCCAGCGCTCCGGCAAAGGCCACCAGACCGGAACCGGCCGGGAAGGAGATGCCCAGCGGAAAACGGGTATGGGAATCACCGCCCGTGCCCACGGTGTCGGGAACGAGCATCCGGTTGAGCCAGGAATGGATGACTCCGTCGCCGGGCTTGAGGGCCACGCCGCCGCAGACCACCGTGGTTTCGGTCATGCTCTGCCAGCGGCCGAGATCCGAGGCCTTGGGGTAGGCGGCGGTATGGCAGAACGATTGCATGAACAGATCGGCCTTGAAGCGCAGGCAGGCCAGTTCGGCGAGTTCCTGCATGGTCATGGGACCGGTGGTGTCCTGGGAGCCGACCGTGGTCATCCGCGGCTCGCAGACCGTGCCCGGCACAACACCGACAACGCCGCAGGCCAGGCCAACCATTTTCTGCGCCAGGGTATAGGCGTGGTCAGCGTTGGGTACAGGATTGGTGACCTCGTGGAACAGGGAGGGGAATGGGCGTCCCAAGGCCTCGCAGGCCCGACGGGTGAGATTGCGGCCAATGATCAGGTTGAGCCGGCCACCGGCGCGGTATTCGTCGAGCAGGGTCAGCGGCGCGGGTTTGAGAGGAATGGCTTGTCCGTTTTCCTGTTCCAGGGTCCACTGGTGCAGGTTGAGCACCACTTGGTCGCCGGTATGCAGGCCGGCCACCTCGCATTCGATCGCCAGTACCCCGGCATCGCGGGCGGTGGCGTAAAAGATGGGGGCGATGATCCCGCCCAGCACCAGGCCGCCGCGCCGTTTGTTGGGAATATGGGGAATATCCTCGCCCAGATGCCAGCTCACCGAATTGATGGCCGATTTGCGCGAAGAGCCGGTACCGACCACGTCGCCGGCAAAGGCCACGGTCCGCCCTTGGGCGCGAAGGTCGGCGATGGTGCGGATACCGTCCGGAAAGCGGGTCACCCCGAAAAAGGTGGCGTGCAAGGGGATATCGGCTCGGGTCTGGGCCTGATTGCCGGGGGAGAAATCGTCGGTGTTGATCTCACCCTCGACCTTGTACACGGTGCAGGCTATCTTCTCCGGCAATGCGGGACTGCGGGTGAACCACTCGGCCGCGGCCCAGGATTCGAGCACGCCGCGCGCCGCAGGATGCGTCGTGGCCAACTCGGCCACCTCGTCAAAGGCTTCGTAAATCTTGGTCAGCCCTTTAAGGGCCTCGGCGGCAGCTTCGGCCAGCGGGGCGATGCGCAGCAGACGCAGCAGGGCGCTGACATTGTAGCCGCCGCCCATCTGGGCGAGCATGGCGATGGCCGCCTGGGGAGGCAACTGGTCGACCGCAATCGCCCCTTTGGCCACCAGCTCAAGCCAGTCTGCCTTGACGCCGGCTGCCTTGCTCACCCCGGGTTCGACCCGATCAGCCAGCAGTTGGAGCAGGGCTGCCTGCTCCCCGTGACCGGCCGCCAGCAGTTCGGTGAGTTCCCGGGTTTGCAGGGCTGTCAGGGGCAGGGGAGGGACGCCGAGGAGGGCGCGTTCGGCCGCTTTGCTTCTGTACTGTTCCAGCATGGGGATCCTCCGTGTGGTGACGTGGTGGCCAACGAGAAACCGCCGACTTTTCCGTGATTGAAAAGCCGACGGTGCAGCTCAAGCGGGATTACCAGGATTTGGTCAGGGTAGCGACGAACCGTGCATCTTCCGGACCATTGTCAACGCCGTATTCCTGCAGGTAGCGCAGGTTCACCTGGCAGAGCATCGGCAGGTAGAACACATTGACCTCGGCGCCGAGGGCATGGGCCTTTTTATGCTGATCGGCCGCCGCACCCGCTTCGTCGCTGTCGTCGGAGAACTGCCAGTAGGAGGCGCCGGTCAGGCCGGGGCGGATCATCAGACTGCTGTTGACCTGGAACTCCTTGCCGATGCCGTACTCGGCAACAAATTCCGAACCAGGGGTAATGTCGGTGTCTTCCTGCTCGCCGTTGATCAGGGTCCGGGTGAGGACGCTGGCCGACCAGGTTTTCTGGTCGTCAAGATAGAGGGTGCCGCCCACGGTCATCATCCCGGACCAATAGCCCAATCCGGGCGAGGCGGGTTCGTCGCCTTCAAAGTGGCCGGTGGGGACAATCACCGCCAGGGCAAAGGAGGCATCCCATCGCGGTTGCCGCCAAGCCAGGGCAAAAGGCTCCAAGGTGATGTCGCCGAGGGTGAAGGAGTGGCTGTCCGAGAACGAACCAGAGGTAAACTCTTGGTCGACCAAGGGGATGATAACGTCGTAGAAATAATCCGCGCCTAAAATCTTGACATCGGTCACGTGGATGATGCGCTGCACCGAGGCAAACACATCGAGCTCGAAGTTCCCGGGCACGGTGTTGCCGCTGTTGTCCTTCAGCTCATCCGGAGTGTACCAGAGGTTGTACATGCGGTAGTGCCAGCCCGGTGGGGGCGGTGTTGCCCCCAGCACCCCCTCGACGCCATAGGTGTAATGCGACCCAGAGGTCCACGCCCACCCAGACGCGCACAGGGGTAACGTCAGCGCAAGGCAACCGGCAAGCGTCCCAACCCATTGTTTGTTGCTCAACATCTTTTCTCCCTCTTGTTGCTGTTATCGGATGCGGACAACAACGATCCGTGATCAATGTCCGCTGTTGCTCAGGGGTTTGCGTTTATTCCGCAAGGCGCGCGAACCGCTCCCAGAAATCGGGAAAGGATTTGACCACGCACTGGGGGTTGCCGATGTACACGCCGGGGATGCGCAGACCGGCGACGGCAAAGCTCATGGCCATGCGATGATCGTTGTAGGTGGCGATGGAGGCGCCATGGAGTGTGCGGCCGCCCTGTTTGCCATGGATGATCATCCGCGCCGGCTCTTCCTCCACCTCGGCGCCCAGTTTACGCAGTTCGTTGACCACCGCCGACAGGCGGTCGCACTCCTTGATGCGCAGGTGGGCAATGTTGTTGATGATGGTCGTGCCCTCGGCAAAAGCCGCCACCACCGCCAGGGTCGGCGCCACGTCGGGCATGTCGCCCATGTCCACTTCGATACCTTCCAGCCTATCTGGACCGATCAGGGTGATACCTGCCTCGGTCTGCTCGATGCGGCACCCCATGCGGGCGAGATAGGGCAGCAGTTTGGCGTCGCCCTGGAGCGAGGGCACCGGAACATTGGCCACCGTGACCCGTCCGCCGGTCACGGCGGCTGCGGCCCAGAAATAGGACGCCCCGGAAGCGTCGCCCTCGATGGCGTAGGTTCGTCCCTGATAGCTCCCCCGGGGAATGCGGAAGAAATTGAGCGTTGGCGCGGCCTCGACCCGAACGCCGAAATCGGCCATTACCGCCAGCGTCATCTCCACATAGGGTTTGGAGAGAATTTCGCCCAAGACTTCCAATTCAGCCGGTGCGTTGGCATAGGGAGCCACCAGCAGCAGGGAGGAGAGGTATTGGCTCGATTTGCCCTCTGGCAGTACCGTGCGCCCGCCGGCAAGCCCCTTGGCCATGATGGTCAGAGGCGGGCAGCCGGTGCCGGCGTCGCTATCGATGCTGACCTGCCAGCCGCGCAGGGCCTCCATTAACGGCAGGATCGGACGCTCGGCCATCCGTTCGCTGCCGGTGATATGGAAACGGCCCTGACCCAGGGCGGCCACCGAGGTGAGAAAGCGGGTGGCGGTGCCATTATTGCCGAGAAAGATGTCTCCTTCGGGGGCGAGGACTCGACCACCGCTGCCCTCGACCTGCCAGCGGTTGGGGTCGCGGTCATCGCAGGCGATGCCCATGGCCCGCAGGGCGTTCATGGTGAAATGGGTGTCTTCGCTCGCCAGGGGGCCAAGGAGTTGCGAGGAGCCTTCGGCCAAGGCGGCGGCAATCAAGGCCCGTTGGGTCAGGCTTTTGGAACCGGGAACCGTGACAACGGCATCGATGGTGGCGACGGGTTGGATGGTGATCATGGGAGTGTTGCTGGCATAGGATTAGGATTGTCTTGACCGCAGTTCTTCCAGCAGGGCTTGGCGCATGACCGCGTGGGGCGCCTCACGGCCGGTCCAGAGGATAAACTGGGCTGCTCCCTGGTACTGGAGCATCTTGAGACCGTCGATGGTCCGGCATCCGCGCTGTTTCGCCTCGACGAGCAAACGGGTGGAGAGTGGCGCATAGACGATATCCATCACCACTGGAAAGCGGGCCAACAGGGCCGGGTCGATCGGCACGGCCTCCTTTTTGGGCGCCATGCCCACCGAGGTAGTGTTGATCAGGGCATCGGCCTGGGCGGTCGGCAATTCGTGGGCGCTGAGAAAGGGACAGTTGAGCTGCCGGGCCAGATCCCGACCTTTGGATTCGGTGCGGTTGGTCACCAGGACCCTGGCTCCGGCCTCGATCAGGCCAAAACCCACTGCGCGGGCCGCCCCGCCGGCACCGATGATCAGCACGGTACTGGTGGCTAGGTCCAGCGCCTCGGCCAAGGCCTGATTCGAGCCTAGCCAATCGGTGTTGTAGCCGAGACAGCGGTTCTGGCCGTCTTGGTCCCGACGAAACAACAGGGTGTTGACCGCGCCGATTTTGCGGGCCACCGGATCGACCTCGTCGATGTAGTCCATAACCGCCACCTTGAACGGCACGGTGACCGAGACACCAACAAAACCGAGGCTTTTCAGGCCCCGGAAGCCGTCGCCCAGATCCGCCGGCCGCATGGGAATGTAGACACCATTGAGGCCCAGATGGGCAAAGGCGGCGTTGTGCATCGCCGGACTGAGGGAATGTTCCACCGGATTGCCGATGATGCCGAAAAGTTGCGTCTGACCGTTGATCATGGGCGGTGGTCGAGCAAAGAAAGGAGGCGGTGAAGGTTGTCGACCGTGAGTTGTCCGGGGGCTGTGGCCTGCGCTTCCGACAGGGCCGCGTAGGTCATGAAGCCACCAAGAAAGAGGGTGGCGAAGCGGCTAATGGTGCCAGCACGGCCCATGGCAAAGGCGCACAGGGGAAAATCGTGGGCCAGAGCGTCTTGTTGCAGGGCCAGTACCCGCAACACCTCGGCCGCTGACACGGCGGTGGTGACAATCTTGCCGATATCGGCACCGCTGGCCATCATCTGTTGCAGAGTTGCGTGGAGCTGCGCAGCGTCCGGCGTGCCGTCGAAATCATGGCTGGACACGATCACCTTGGCCTGATGGCGGTGTGCCTCTTGGATGATCTGGGCCTGCAACTCGGATGCGGTCGCCAGTTCCACATCGACATAGCGGGCGCCCCAGCGCAGTGCTGCGCACAGCAGATTCACGCGCTCTTCTTCGGAACCGGTCCATTGCCCCCCTTCCCAAGCCGGCCGGTTGGTCGCCAGCACCGGTTTGTCCAGCGCAGCGATACACTGCCCGCATTGTGGATCGCGCATGCCATCCAAGCGGATCTCAACCACATCGACGAGCGGCAGGACCGGCGTGACAGCTGACAGGATATGATGCTTGTCCTCGCTGGCGACCGAAACACAGATCAATCCCTGAGCAGTCATGGTCATTTACTCAAGCGCAAGCCGCCAATGATGGAGCGCACCGAGGTTTCGCCTTGATCGCGCAGATAGGTTTCAATGCCGGCAAGGATCTGGGACACGGCGGCAGGGTTGTAAAAGTTGGCGGTGCCCACCTGCACGGCCGAGGCGCCGGCGAGGAGAAACTCGATCGCATCTTCGGGGGTGCCGATGCCGCCAATGCCGATCACCGGAATGGAGACCGACGAGGTCACCTGCCAGACCATGCGCAGGGCCACCGGTTTGACTGCCGGTCCGGAAAGGCCGCCAATGACGTTGGCCAGCTTCGGTCTGCGGGTGCGCGCATCGATGGCCATACCGATCAAGGTGTTGATCAGGGACAGGGCATCGGCACCACCGTCCGCCACTGCTCGGGCCATGGCCACGATGTCGGTGACGTTGGGCGAGAGTTTGACGATCACCGGCAGCGTGGTCACCCGTTTGACTGCCGCGGTCACCGCCGCGGCCATTTCTGGAACCGTGCCGAAGGCCACGCCACCTTTCTTCACATTGGGGCAGGAGATATTGACCTCGAGAGCATCAATGCCAGCAACATCGGAGAGTGCTGCGGCCAGGGCAGCGTATTCCTCGATGGAATCGCCAAGGATGTTGACAACCACCCGGCAACCGCAGGTGCGGAGGAACGGCATTTTGTCGCTGATGAACCGCTCGACGCCGACATTCTCCAGGCCAATGGCATTGAGCATGCCGCACGGAGTCTCGACAATACGCGGCGGTGGATTGCCTGGGCGAGGATGCAAGGAGATGCCTTTGACCACTACCGCTCCGAGGCTGGCCAGCGGAACAAGATGGGCAAACTCCGCCGCATAACCGAAGGTGCCCGAGGCGGTCATCACCGGATTGGCAAGGGCGAGTGGGCCGAGTTGGACCCGCAGATCGGGCACGGGAACAGAGGTTACCGTATCCATGCCACCTCCTGTGCATCGAGAACCGGACCTTGTTTACACACATGCAGATATTGCCCCTCGGTGCCATGCACCGTGCAGCCAAGACACGCGCCCAGACCACAGGCCATGTGTGCCTCCAGCGAAACTTCACAGGCGACACCGGCCGAGTGGCAAAGCGCGGCCACCGTGGCCATCATCGGGTGGGGGCCGCAGGTGTAGACCTTGCTGAAGCGACTGAGCTCAGGTGCTAGAAGTTCGGTGATGAAGCCATGATGTCCAAGGGAGCCATCGTCGGTAGCTGTATGCACCTGACACCCCAAGGCGCTGAATTCCATCGCCAGAGGAGCGAGCTCGTCTCCGGAACGGGAACCAAGGAAGACCGTGCAATCAGCGCCAGCTCCGCCGGCCTGCTGCAGGGCGTGGACAAGAAATCGCAGCGGCGCGATGCCGATGCCGCCACCAACAAGACTAACAGGCCGTCCGGGTTGGAGACGAAAACCGTGTCCCAAAGGGCCAATCAGGGAAAGTGATTGCCCTGTTCGGCATTCGGACAACAACTGGGTACCACGTCCAATGACCTTGAACAACAGCTGTAAGGTCCCATCCTGGGTGCAGTGATGAATGGAAAAGGGTCGGCGCAACAACGGATCAAGGGTTAAACCGCAGGCGACCATCACGAATTGGCCCGGTTGGGCATGGGCAGCGATCATGGGACATCGCAGGGTGAGACGGTAAAAATCTTTGGAGAGCTGCTCGATACGCTCTATGCTGCAATTTTCCTGGTACTGTGGCATGGAAAGCGATACAACGAAGATACAAATTAAATATTATCCTTAATCAACAGGTGGTTATCAACAATGGAAGCATCGCTGACCGTATTTGCCGCCCTGATCGGTGCCGTGGTGGGCTCCTTTCTCAACGTGGTCATTCTTCGCTTGCCCGAGGAAGGCGCGTCTATCGTGTTTCCTGGATCCCATTGCCCCTACTGCCAACAGCCGCTGACATGGTGGGAGAACATTCCCCTTGTCAGTTTTCTGTTGCTGGGGGGCAAATGCAAAACGTGCAAAGTGCCTATTTCGTGGCAGTATCCCTTGGTGGAAGCAGCGATGGCAGCTTTGACCGCCCTGTTGTTTTGGCGTTTTGGCCTCAGCGCTGAATTGTTGGTCTATTTTGTCTTTAGCGCTGCCCTGCTGGTTATCATATTTATTGACATCCATCATCAAATAATTCCCGATCGGATCAGTCTGCCGGGAATCGTGATTGGATTTGCCGGGTCGTTGGTTATCGACCAGATAACCTGGCAGCAATCGGCCCTTGGTATTCTGTTTGGCGGCGGAATCCTCTATGCCGTGGCGTGGGGGTATATGGCGTTGACCAAACGGGAAGGCATGGGCGGTGGCGACATTAAGTTGCTCGCCATGATCGGGGCCTTTCTGGGTTGGCAGAGTTTGTTGTATGTGATTTTTTCCAGCTCCGTGGCGGGATGTGTCGTCGGTGGAATCGCCATGGTCAAACAAGGCAGGGGAGGACAGACTCGTATTCCATTTGGACCTTTTCTGGCGATCGCTGCCCTGTCCTATCTCTTCTTTCAGGAACAGATCGTCGGGATTTGGCGCTGGTATCTGCACAGCGCCTTCTAACGGCTGGTTGGTGCGGGTAAAAAAAAACCCCCGAACGAATCGGGGGTTTTCTTGTTTCTCTTTGGCAGAGATCAGGCTTCAATCTCGTGTTCTACGCCGATGGCAATCTTGTAGAGGATGGTCAGGATAAAGAAGCCGGTGGCCCAGACTCCGATAGTAATGAACAGCTCGTTGAGCGTCGGGTAATACTCGACAATCTCTTCGGTCGGTGTGGGAACAAATCCTCCAAGGACAAAGCCGATGCCCTTGTCCAGCCAGAAGGCGATGAAAATGGAGGCACAACCGACCCCGAGCCAAAGGTCACTCTGCCTGCGAGTGTAGGGAATGGTGATGAGGGCGATGCCAACCAGGAAGAGGACCACAAAGCCCCACATGAACGGAACCAGGTTATTGTAGACATGACCATGATGTTCCAATCCGAAGAACAGATACTGCAGGGTGTGTTTGTGACCCGGAATGTCTGAGTAGAAGCCGACGAAAAACTCCAGGCCGACAAAGAACATGTTGGCAATGGCCGCATAGGTGATAATGGTCACCATTTTGTCGATGGCTTGTTTTCCCGCATCGAAATTTGCGACTCGTTTCAGGATCAGGGCCATGACCACGATCAGCGCTGGACCTGCGGCAAAGGCTGAGGCGAGGAATCGAGGAGCAACGATCGCTGACAGCCAGAAATGCCGTCCGGGTAAACCGCAGTAGAGCATGGCGGTGACAGTGTGGATCGAGAAGGCAAAGGGAATCGACAGATAGACAAAGAAATAGATCCATTTTGGCGGATGCATCTGCTTGCGCTCGGCGGTCAGGATCACCCATCCGCATAGGGCGTTGAGCAACAGGTAGCCCCAGAGCACGCACATATCCCAGAACAGCATGGAATGCGGGGTGGCGTAGAACAGGACGTTCAAACCACGCAACGGCTGACCAAGGTCGGCCATAATGAACATCATGCACATCAAAAGCGAGGCGATGGCGAGAAACTCACCGAGGATGGTGATCCGACCGAATGCCTTGAAGTTATGAATATAATAGGGAAGCACCAACATCACGCCTCCCGCCGCCACACCGACCAGAAAAGTAAACTGGGAAATGTAGATTCCCCAGGAGACGTCGCGGGTCATGCCTGTCAGGCCAAGTCCGTAAAAATACTGACGGAGATAGCAGAAAGCCGCCACCGCGATAAAAAAGCCGAGGAAGGCCAGCCACATCCAGTAGTAATTGTTTCCTTTTAATGCTTTTTCAAACATGGGGGCCTCTCACACGATATAAAAGACTGAGGGTAAGGTTCCGAGAGAAGGATTCCGCTGAATGGTATGCTGCTCTTTGAGAATCTTTCGGATCTCGGAGTTGGGATCATTGAGATTGCCAAAAACCAAAGCCTTGCTGTCGCCAACGGCCTCGACACAGGCCGGCAGCTTGCCGATCTGGACGCGTTCGACGCAAAAATTGCATTTTTCGACAACGCCGCGGGTACGGGCCGGGTAATCTCGGTTGATATCGGTGATAAAGGAGCGCGGATCACGCCAGTTAAAACTTCTGCTGCCATAGGGGCAGGCTGCCATGCAGAACCGGCAGCCGATGCAGCGGTGGTAATCCATGCCGATAATGCCGTCCTCGGAACGGAAGGTCGCCTTGGTGGGGCAGGCTCGTACACAGGGCGGGTTGTCGCAGTGATTGCACAGGATCGGCAGTTGGTGCTTTTCGCTGGCTTCATCCAGGTAGAGATTTGGCTTCTCTGGGAAAGCATTTTCGAAGTTGGTCATCCAGATCCATTTAATTTCGTCCCGCTTGTCAGGGAATTGCGGCACGTTGTGAATCTTATGACAGGCATGGACCGCCTTTGCGCCCAAACCGGGATCTTCCTGAAATTTTTTGATGTCGATGACCATGCCGTAGCGGATCCCGCCTTGTGCGGCACCGCCGTGCCCAGCGGCTGCTCCAGCCTGTTCCGCACCGTGGCCAGCACTAGTAGCATGGGCCAAACCCGCGCCAGACACCAAACGATCAACCACCGCAGTTCCGCCAAGGCCCGCCAGTGTGGAAATACCGGCTACCTTGAGGAAATTTCTTCTATTTGTATCCATCTGTCTCTTCCTCCTTAGCCGTTCACTCAACAGGAGCCAAATGGCAATCCCAACAATAGGGCGTAACCGATGCGTAGGTGTGACAGGTGTCACAGAACTGCTTCTTGCTCGTATGGCATTTCATGCAGGTCAGCATCAGGCTCTTCTGGTATTGCTTGCCTTCCAGCTCAAAGGTTTCCCGCTTCCCGTCGCGCAGCACATCGTCACGCCATACGTTGAGCAGTTTCATATGCTCGGCGCGAATCTCGGCGGCCGGCAGAACACAGGTTTTGGCATCCTTGGGCAACACGGGTTTCGGTACCGACCCAGCGGTGCCGCGATTGTACCAAATGGGTATGGTGATGATCAGGACGAAAATGATCAGTCCCGGAATTATTTTACCGCTATCGTACATAGCTTTTCCTCCCTTCCTGCCGATCTATTAAACCAAGGTCCTGAGCCCTTCGGTCAGGTCTTGTCGTTGTTCACCCTCAATCACCAGCGCATTGCCGACGAGTTCACTGAGACCGGCCACCTGTACCTCGGGCACCCAGTAGTTCATGAGGGTCGTCAGGGTTGCTCTGTCGATCGCGCATACACAGCCGAGCGTGTTGACGCCGTGCTTATCGTGGACATACCTGACCGCATTGGCGCGCGGCAGTCCCGAGCGCATGCGGAGTTCCATGATCTCGTCGGTGTTGAGCGCTGTTCCCGATCCACAGCAGAAGGTTTTCTCACGGATGGTATTCTCGGGCATCTCCACCCAATTTTCGACCACGTTATCCAGGATATACCTTGGTTCGTCCAACAGACCCATGGCC contains these protein-coding regions:
- the aroA gene encoding 3-phosphoshikimate 1-carboxyvinyltransferase; the protein is MITIQPVATIDAVVTVPGSKSLTQRALIAAALAEGSSQLLGPLASEDTHFTMNALRAMGIACDDRDPNRWQVEGSGGRVLAPEGDIFLGNNGTATRFLTSVAALGQGRFHITGSERMAERPILPLMEALRGWQVSIDSDAGTGCPPLTIMAKGLAGGRTVLPEGKSSQYLSSLLLVAPYANAPAELEVLGEILSKPYVEMTLAVMADFGVRVEAAPTLNFFRIPRGSYQGRTYAIEGDASGASYFWAAAAVTGGRVTVANVPVPSLQGDAKLLPYLARMGCRIEQTEAGITLIGPDRLEGIEVDMGDMPDVAPTLAVVAAFAEGTTIINNIAHLRIKECDRLSAVVNELRKLGAEVEEEPARMIIHGKQGGRTLHGASIATYNDHRMAMSFAVAGLRIPGVYIGNPQCVVKSFPDFWERFARLAE
- a CDS encoding dihydroorotate dehydrogenase electron transfer subunit; its protein translation is MPQYQENCSIERIEQLSKDFYRLTLRCPMIAAHAQPGQFVMVACGLTLDPLLRRPFSIHHCTQDGTLQLLFKVIGRGTQLLSECRTGQSLSLIGPLGHGFRLQPGRPVSLVGGGIGIAPLRFLVHALQQAGGAGADCTVFLGSRSGDELAPLAMEFSALGCQVHTATDDGSLGHHGFITELLAPELSRFSKVYTCGPHPMMATVAALCHSAGVACEVSLEAHMACGLGACLGCTVHGTEGQYLHVCKQGPVLDAQEVAWIR
- the aroD gene encoding type I 3-dehydroquinate dehydratase gives rise to the protein MTMTAQGLICVSVASEDKHHILSAVTPVLPLVDVVEIRLDGMRDPQCGQCIAALDKPVLATNRPAWEGGQWTGSEEERVNLLCAALRWGARYVDVELATASELQAQIIQEAHRHQAKVIVSSHDFDGTPDAAQLHATLQQMMASGADIGKIVTTAVSAAEVLRVLALQQDALAHDFPLCAFAMGRAGTISRFATLFLGGFMTYAALSEAQATAPGQLTVDNLHRLLSLLDHRP
- a CDS encoding SphA family protein, whose amino-acid sequence is MLSNKQWVGTLAGCLALTLPLCASGWAWTSGSHYTYGVEGVLGATPPPPGWHYRMYNLWYTPDELKDNSGNTVPGNFELDVFASVQRIIHVTDVKILGADYFYDVIIPLVDQEFTSGSFSDSHSFTLGDITLEPFALAWRQPRWDASFALAVIVPTGHFEGDEPASPGLGYWSGMMTVGGTLYLDDQKTWSASVLTRTLINGEQEDTDITPGSEFVAEYGIGKEFQVNSSLMIRPGLTGASYWQFSDDSDEAGAAADQHKKAHALGAEVNVFYLPMLCQVNLRYLQEYGVDNGPEDARFVATLTKSW
- a CDS encoding prepilin peptidase → MEASLTVFAALIGAVVGSFLNVVILRLPEEGASIVFPGSHCPYCQQPLTWWENIPLVSFLLLGGKCKTCKVPISWQYPLVEAAMAALTALLFWRFGLSAELLVYFVFSAALLVIIFIDIHHQIIPDRISLPGIVIGFAGSLVIDQITWQQSALGILFGGGILYAVAWGYMALTKREGMGGGDIKLLAMIGAFLGWQSLLYVIFSSSVAGCVVGGIAMVKQGRGGQTRIPFGPFLAIAALSYLFFQEQIVGIWRWYLHSAF
- a CDS encoding bifunctional aconitate hydratase 2/2-methylisocitrate dehydratase — encoded protein: MLEQYRSKAAERALLGVPPLPLTALQTRELTELLAAGHGEQAALLQLLADRVEPGVSKAAGVKADWLELVAKGAIAVDQLPPQAAIAMLAQMGGGYNVSALLRLLRIAPLAEAAAEALKGLTKIYEAFDEVAELATTHPAARGVLESWAAAEWFTRSPALPEKIACTVYKVEGEINTDDFSPGNQAQTRADIPLHATFFGVTRFPDGIRTIADLRAQGRTVAFAGDVVGTGSSRKSAINSVSWHLGEDIPHIPNKRRGGLVLGGIIAPIFYATARDAGVLAIECEVAGLHTGDQVVLNLHQWTLEQENGQAIPLKPAPLTLLDEYRAGGRLNLIIGRNLTRRACEALGRPFPSLFHEVTNPVPNADHAYTLAQKMVGLACGVVGVVPGTVCEPRMTTVGSQDTTGPMTMQELAELACLRFKADLFMQSFCHTAAYPKASDLGRWQSMTETTVVCGGVALKPGDGVIHSWLNRMLVPDTVGTGGDSHTRFPLGISFPAGSGLVAFAGALGFMPLEMPPSVLVRFHGRRRPGITVRDMVNAIPHAAIQQGLLTVAKKGKKNIFAGTILEIEGVDDLSVEQAFELSDASAERSAAACTVKLSLAAVIENVRQNSALLRDLIADGYADRSALERRIAALEDWLASPRLLSADKGAEYKAVLDIDLSAITEPLLACPNDPDDVRPLREVAGAAIDEAFIGSCMTHLSHLQAAARLLRDEPYAASRLWIAPSTRMDRDIIQREGGLSVFAQVGGRVEIPGCSLCMGNQARVRPGATVMSTSTRNFDNRLGDGARVYLGSTELTAISALAGRLPSPEEYFAFLQRKGMLADG
- a CDS encoding shikimate dehydrogenase, giving the protein MINGQTQLFGIIGNPVEHSLSPAMHNAAFAHLGLNGVYIPMRPADLGDGFRGLKSLGFVGVSVTVPFKVAVMDYIDEVDPVARKIGAVNTLLFRRDQDGQNRCLGYNTDWLGSNQALAEALDLATSTVLIIGAGGAARAVGFGLIEAGARVLVTNRTESKGRDLARQLNCPFLSAHELPTAQADALINTTSVGMAPKKEAVPIDPALLARFPVVMDIVYAPLSTRLLVEAKQRGCRTIDGLKMLQYQGAAQFILWTGREAPHAVMRQALLEELRSRQS
- a CDS encoding dihydroorotate dehydrogenase, producing MDTVTSVPVPDLRVQLGPLALANPVMTASGTFGYAAEFAHLVPLASLGAVVVKGISLHPRPGNPPPRIVETPCGMLNAIGLENVGVERFISDKMPFLRTCGCRVVVNILGDSIEEYAALAAALSDVAGIDALEVNISCPNVKKGGVAFGTVPEMAAAVTAAVKRVTTLPVIVKLSPNVTDIVAMARAVADGGADALSLINTLIGMAIDARTRRPKLANVIGGLSGPAVKPVALRMVWQVTSSVSIPVIGIGGIGTPEDAIEFLLAGASAVQVGTANFYNPAAVSQILAGIETYLRDQGETSVRSIIGGLRLSK